From the genome of Blautia pseudococcoides, one region includes:
- a CDS encoding MutH/Sau3AI family endonuclease produces MSIHEINLLEEIPHYTTEQIYDILIPTIGKTLAEVDVNHVFDKTVTNSKVTGIAGDVIEQSVFGYKANNKQIPDLNVDDEDVELKTIGIQEKSRGVWKAKEPCSITAVSISTIELETFETSKFWHKSQRILFVYYHYLSKMTIKAAEYKDFPLKNFYFYNCSADDKAIIASDWQKVHDFITDIHERYSEEEIRKEEYPNLSTVANKQLEYLDTSPKYPNSPRFRFRARFVTVIVQSSINNTYEQSNRHYLGINDVEKECREYTRRYRGKTLNELCREFGVDNNLSCKQAGEKIIAKMFGGTRKISQIEQLAKLGLHGQIVVLNKNGGRTEDMKLSACPLDFSDFQIIDGEEKVFEDTDVYNFFNDYRLLCPVFQEHPRISVSPNRKIMNTDVVYGDNTFEGFKILELGSDEIMSSVRKSWEEAKRLVQTGESTVTVMRKKDGSIRYTPKTGIEMMETNLPKALDNVIFFRGTGSDATDKVTVNGLKILRQNYWVKGTYVVEQLNKLGFIGE; encoded by the coding sequence ATGAGTATCCATGAAATAAATCTGTTGGAAGAGATTCCACATTATACGACAGAGCAGATATATGATATTCTGATTCCTACCATAGGCAAAACTCTTGCAGAGGTGGATGTAAATCATGTTTTTGATAAGACAGTTACGAATTCCAAGGTAACGGGTATTGCCGGAGATGTAATTGAGCAGTCTGTGTTCGGCTATAAGGCAAATAATAAGCAAATACCTGATTTGAATGTGGATGATGAAGATGTAGAATTGAAGACTATCGGTATTCAGGAAAAATCGAGAGGTGTATGGAAAGCGAAAGAGCCTTGCAGTATTACAGCAGTATCTATATCTACGATAGAATTAGAGACTTTTGAAACATCTAAATTTTGGCATAAATCACAGAGAATCTTATTTGTTTATTATCATTATCTTTCAAAGATGACTATAAAAGCAGCAGAGTATAAAGATTTTCCATTAAAGAATTTTTATTTCTACAATTGTTCTGCGGATGATAAAGCGATCATTGCAAGTGATTGGCAAAAAGTACATGATTTTATTACTGATATTCATGAGAGATACTCAGAGGAAGAAATTAGGAAAGAAGAGTATCCGAATCTTTCTACAGTTGCGAATAAGCAATTGGAGTATTTGGATACTTCTCCGAAATATCCGAATTCTCCCAGGTTTCGTTTTAGAGCAAGGTTTGTAACGGTTATCGTACAGAGTTCCATAAACAATACATATGAACAATCTAACCGTCATTATCTGGGAATAAATGATGTCGAAAAGGAATGTAGGGAATACACTAGACGATATAGAGGAAAGACATTAAATGAGTTATGCCGTGAATTTGGTGTGGATAATAATCTAAGCTGTAAACAAGCAGGGGAAAAAATCATTGCAAAGATGTTTGGGGGAACTAGAAAGATTTCTCAGATTGAACAACTTGCGAAGTTGGGGTTACATGGACAGATTGTTGTTTTGAATAAGAACGGAGGAAGAACAGAAGATATGAAGTTGTCTGCATGTCCTTTGGATTTTTCTGATTTCCAAATTATTGACGGAGAAGAAAAAGTATTTGAAGACACAGATGTTTATAACTTCTTTAATGATTACAGATTGCTGTGTCCAGTTTTCCAGGAACATCCAAGAATATCAGTAAGTCCTAATAGGAAAATAATGAACACTGATGTGGTTTATGGTGATAATACTTTTGAGGGATTTAAAATTTTGGAACTGGGTTCAGATGAAATTATGTCATCGGTTAGAAAATCTTGGGAAGAAGCAAAACGTTTAGTACAGACAGGTGAATCAACAGTAACAGTTATGAGGAAGAAAGATGGTTCTATTCGGTATACACCGAAAACAGGTATTGAGATGATGGAAACAAATCTTCCCAAAGCATTGGATAATGTGATTTTTTTTCGCGGTACAGGCAGCGATGCAACAGATAAAGTGACCGTGAATGGTTTAAAAATACTCAGACAAAATTACTGGGTAAAAGGAACTTATGTGGTAGAGCAATTGAATAAATTAGGGTTTATAGGAGAATAA
- a CDS encoding DNA cytosine methyltransferase, which yields MKEYKYISLFSGGGIGDIGFRNADYIPIVMNELEENRAEIIKNNYPDSDVIVGDIATHLEEIYEKALKKLNGERLFMLVATPPCQGMSKNGIGSIKKAIREGKRKKIDERNYLYRYALVLLQRFRPKFFVWENVDRMFNTLLLNEDGKEVLFVDEFKIQLEKRGYIGKFEVHNMAEYGIPQNRRRTIGVFVDKELMGEAFDVNKLFPQAILDKVNFKTVGETIGQLPALDSVDKKMAKSDFHPLHFVPVSRPELYYWISNTKPNCSAFDNNECPECHYISEKEDVFCKQCGKLLPKPTVEKDGEYRLIKGFVSTYKRMSADEPAPTITTRSAYACSDKNIHPTQNRVLSLYEVALLFGINPNEYKWTVRKNGKEIYASAMLLRDILGEPVTPVYTKLLGENLKRIEEMPK from the coding sequence ATGAAGGAATACAAATATATAAGTTTATTCTCAGGAGGTGGAATTGGAGATATTGGATTTAGAAATGCGGACTATATTCCAATTGTAATGAATGAGTTAGAAGAAAATAGAGCTGAAATTATTAAAAATAATTATCCTGATTCAGATGTAATAGTAGGAGATATAGCAACACATTTGGAAGAAATATATGAAAAGGCACTGAAAAAACTTAACGGTGAAAGACTATTTATGTTGGTAGCTACACCACCTTGTCAAGGAATGTCAAAGAATGGTATTGGATCTATAAAAAAGGCTATAAGGGAGGGCAAAAGAAAAAAGATAGATGAAAGAAATTATTTGTATAGATATGCGTTGGTGTTATTGCAACGTTTTAGACCTAAATTTTTCGTATGGGAGAATGTGGATAGAATGTTCAATACATTGTTGCTGAATGAAGATGGAAAAGAGGTTTTGTTTGTAGATGAATTTAAAATTCAGTTAGAAAAAAGGGGATATATTGGCAAGTTTGAAGTTCATAATATGGCCGAATATGGAATTCCACAGAATAGAAGAAGAACTATAGGAGTATTTGTTGATAAGGAATTAATGGGTGAAGCATTTGATGTCAATAAGTTGTTTCCTCAAGCTATATTAGATAAAGTTAATTTTAAAACAGTAGGAGAAACCATTGGACAGTTGCCTGCATTGGATAGTGTTGATAAAAAAATGGCTAAATCTGATTTTCATCCATTACATTTTGTCCCAGTTTCAAGACCTGAATTATATTATTGGATTTCGAATACAAAACCTAATTGTAGTGCATTTGATAATAATGAATGTCCAGAATGCCATTATATATCAGAAAAAGAGGATGTGTTTTGTAAGCAATGCGGAAAATTATTACCAAAACCAACGGTAGAAAAAGATGGAGAATATAGATTAATTAAAGGTTTTGTGTCTACATATAAAAGAATGAGTGCAGATGAGCCTGCACCAACAATAACAACACGTTCTGCATATGCCTGTTCTGACAAAAATATTCATCCTACACAAAACAGAGTATTGTCATTATATGAGGTGGCATTGCTTTTTGGAATAAATCCAAATGAATATAAGTGGACGGTAAGAAAAAATGGAAAAGAAATATATGCAAGTGCTATGTTGCTAAGAGATATATTAGGAGAACCTGTAACGCCAGTATATACTAAACTTTTGGGAGAGAATTTAAAGCGAATAGAGGAAATGCCAAAATAG